In Microvenator marinus, one genomic interval encodes:
- the glmS gene encoding glutamine--fructose-6-phosphate transaminase (isomerizing), giving the protein MCGIVGYVGDKECAEILLSGLRRLEYRGYDSAGIAIQTSEGIRVARAEGKLSNLDKVWRNEPFDGTIGIGHTRWATHGSPVERNAHPHRAGRVVLAHNGIIENYSALKEELIKAGCEFRSATDTEVVAHLINQALEEVGDLHQATQRALGQIEGSYALVVMDTEDHETLVVARNASPMVLGRSGGAAFAASDIPAVLEHTRDFIFLEDGDTAVIRRAETRIFDASGEEVKRDVKHINWDPISAEKQGYKHFMLKEIFEQPARIVDTLRGRILLDRADVDLSEVELDAEWLAQVQKLTLIACGTSYYAALVGKYMIESIARVPVEVDLASEFRYRTPIVTENTLCVAISQSGETADTLAAMKLARGLGAKGLAICNVIESTMARETDGVLYTHAGPEIGVASTKAFTTQLAALGLLAVWLGRRRGTLDAEQAAVHLDALRTVPTAMEEILTDLEPYAEIAREFGQAHSFLYLGRGILYPIALEGALKLKEISYIHAEGYAAGEMKHGPIALIDEEMPVVVLAPRNGVYDKTLSNLEEVKAREGKIIAIGADDDNELRRLADIFIPMPEVAEVIQPLVASVAVQLIAYYIADFKGTDVDQPRNLAKSVTVE; this is encoded by the coding sequence ATGTGTGGAATCGTAGGTTATGTGGGCGACAAGGAATGCGCCGAAATCTTGTTGAGTGGTTTGAGAAGACTTGAGTATCGCGGCTACGATTCTGCCGGGATTGCAATTCAGACAAGCGAAGGCATTCGGGTGGCACGTGCCGAGGGCAAGCTCTCAAACCTGGATAAGGTTTGGCGAAACGAACCCTTCGACGGCACCATTGGCATTGGACATACACGTTGGGCCACGCACGGGAGCCCCGTGGAGCGCAACGCGCACCCACATCGAGCCGGGCGCGTGGTTCTCGCGCATAACGGAATCATCGAGAATTATTCGGCACTCAAAGAAGAGCTCATCAAGGCGGGCTGCGAGTTTCGAAGCGCTACAGACACAGAAGTGGTGGCGCACCTGATCAATCAGGCGCTCGAGGAAGTGGGCGACCTTCACCAGGCCACCCAACGCGCGTTGGGACAAATCGAGGGTTCATACGCTCTCGTAGTCATGGACACCGAGGACCACGAGACTCTGGTCGTCGCACGCAATGCCTCACCTATGGTGCTTGGCCGCTCAGGCGGTGCGGCGTTCGCTGCGTCGGATATCCCAGCGGTCTTGGAGCACACGCGCGATTTCATCTTCCTCGAAGACGGTGATACAGCGGTGATTCGGCGGGCTGAGACTCGAATTTTTGACGCGAGCGGCGAAGAAGTTAAACGCGACGTCAAACACATCAACTGGGACCCCATTTCGGCCGAAAAACAGGGCTACAAACACTTCATGCTCAAAGAGATCTTTGAGCAACCAGCCCGCATCGTAGACACCCTGCGTGGAAGAATTCTTCTGGACCGAGCCGACGTGGACCTGAGCGAAGTCGAGCTTGACGCCGAGTGGTTGGCGCAAGTTCAAAAACTCACTCTGATTGCGTGCGGGACGTCTTATTACGCAGCCCTTGTCGGCAAGTACATGATCGAGTCCATCGCGCGCGTACCGGTCGAGGTGGACCTCGCGAGCGAGTTCCGATACCGAACTCCTATCGTCACCGAAAACACGCTCTGCGTGGCGATTAGCCAGTCTGGCGAGACAGCAGATACCCTTGCAGCGATGAAGTTGGCGCGCGGACTTGGCGCAAAGGGCTTGGCCATTTGCAATGTGATCGAGTCCACCATGGCTCGTGAAACCGACGGCGTGCTCTACACGCATGCCGGCCCAGAGATCGGCGTCGCATCAACCAAGGCGTTTACCACGCAGCTTGCGGCATTGGGCCTTTTGGCCGTGTGGTTGGGACGCCGCCGTGGCACGCTCGATGCCGAGCAGGCCGCGGTGCATCTTGACGCCCTAAGAACCGTTCCAACGGCCATGGAAGAGATTCTAACCGACCTCGAGCCCTACGCTGAGATTGCGCGTGAGTTTGGCCAAGCGCACTCTTTCCTCTACTTGGGCCGCGGTATTCTCTACCCCATCGCCTTGGAGGGTGCGCTCAAGCTCAAAGAAATCAGCTATATTCATGCTGAGGGCTACGCTGCCGGCGAGATGAAGCACGGGCCAATCGCGCTGATCGACGAAGAGATGCCGGTCGTGGTTCTGGCTCCGCGAAATGGGGTTTACGACAAGACCTTGAGCAATCTCGAAGAGGTTAAGGCGCGCGAAGGAAAGATCATTGCCATCGGTGCCGACGACGACAACGAACTGCGACGACTCGCCGATATTTTCATTCCAATGCCGGAAGTCGCCGAAGTCATCCAACCCCTGGTTGCGTCAGTAGCGGTGCAGCTCATCGCCTACTATATCGCGGACTTCAAGGGCACTGACGTAGACCAGCCCCGAAATCTGGCGAAGAGCGTCACCGTTGAGTGA
- a CDS encoding deoxyhypusine synthase family protein produces the protein MSTRTRKDMPKGPISNFIDHHYRHFNAAGLKDAAHGYAAHLDAGNKMLVTLAGAMSTAELGLSLAEMIRQDKVHAIVCTGANLEEDVFNLVAHEFYERIPNYRDLTPEDEVALLERHMNRVTDTCIPEHEAMRRLEKAVLEEWVAADKAGQSFFPHEFMYKLLKSGKLEEYYQIPVENSWLYAAMQKDLPIFVPGWEDSTMGNIFAAHVIEGDVKNVHTVRSGIEYMVELAQWYTEVTKDSSMGFFQIGGGIAGDFPICVVPMLHQDLQRDSVPLWGYFCQISDSTTSYGSYSGAVPNEKITWGKLGIDTPKYVIESDATIVAPLIFAYVLGW, from the coding sequence ATGAGTACACGCACAAGGAAAGACATGCCCAAAGGCCCAATCTCGAATTTTATCGACCACCATTACCGCCACTTTAACGCCGCAGGCCTTAAGGACGCGGCGCACGGATATGCCGCTCACCTCGACGCCGGCAACAAGATGCTTGTGACGCTCGCCGGTGCCATGAGCACGGCTGAGCTCGGGCTCTCATTGGCCGAGATGATTCGCCAAGATAAGGTCCACGCCATCGTGTGTACCGGCGCCAACCTTGAGGAAGATGTCTTCAATCTTGTGGCGCATGAGTTCTACGAACGAATCCCGAACTACAGAGACCTGACGCCAGAGGACGAAGTGGCCCTGCTCGAACGCCATATGAACCGCGTCACGGATACCTGTATCCCTGAGCACGAGGCCATGCGCCGCCTTGAGAAGGCGGTTCTCGAAGAATGGGTGGCGGCCGATAAGGCAGGTCAGAGCTTCTTCCCGCACGAGTTCATGTACAAGCTCCTAAAGTCTGGAAAGCTCGAAGAATACTACCAGATTCCAGTGGAGAACTCGTGGCTCTACGCTGCCATGCAAAAGGACTTGCCCATCTTTGTACCGGGTTGGGAAGACTCCACGATGGGCAATATCTTTGCGGCCCACGTGATTGAAGGAGACGTCAAGAACGTGCACACGGTGCGCTCCGGCATCGAGTATATGGTGGAGCTCGCGCAGTGGTACACCGAGGTCACCAAGGACTCTTCCATGGGGTTCTTCCAGATTGGTGGCGGTATCGCAGGCGATTTCCCGATCTGCGTCGTGCCCATGTTGCACCAAGACCTGCAGCGTGATTCCGTGCCGCTCTGGGGCTATTTCTGCCAGATTAGCGATTCGACCACGAGTTACGGCTCGTATTCGGGCGCAGTTCCCAACGAGAAGATCACCTGGGGTAAGCTTGGAATCGACACCCCAAAATATGTGATCGAGTCGGACGCCACGATTGTGGCGCCACTTATCTTTGCCTACGTGCTCGGCTGGTAA
- a CDS encoding DUF1552 domain-containing protein: MKRVMHRRNFLKGAFGVTMALPFLDLFEAKRAMAQDMVKPKFFVAMRSGNGVAQAAGSEPEKFWPMERGQLTREMMQRLDNAGDLRSTGELADYYDKLLIVDGTKFSFPGNGCGHSGGGNQCLTATPPSATPSGNRSLATGESLDNYIQRMLVPGDPEPLTLASGRSSSYLDEVLSYREPAPGETNGRLRAAQRSPWDVYLSLFGSPSDQGNEYLENQIAMKRKSVNDLLREQLQDLRRRPGMSQADINRLQLHQDSIRDLEVRMLACHLPEQQWATLENAHNMELHRDPAEVEEITKMFMDVIALAFACDLKRAVTLQIGNGNDQTTYNINGPEYPFHWISHRIQGDGASGSAPSIENAANLHYQIDRLHAQWFKYLLDQLSGYTTDSGTLLDDCVAMWTNDLANGVGHGYRNIPYVLAGSAGGYLRTGHYIDARDTGNRDSDNWVPHNQLFNTIINAVGVGEAAGQPVEDFGHKGGEGHNQPRGGEIPGMIA; encoded by the coding sequence ATGAAAAGAGTCATGCACCGTAGAAACTTCCTCAAGGGCGCCTTTGGCGTAACCATGGCCCTGCCTTTTCTGGACCTCTTTGAAGCCAAGCGAGCCATGGCGCAAGACATGGTCAAGCCCAAGTTCTTTGTGGCCATGCGTTCGGGCAACGGTGTAGCGCAGGCCGCCGGCTCCGAGCCCGAAAAATTCTGGCCCATGGAGCGCGGTCAGCTGACGCGTGAGATGATGCAGCGCCTTGATAATGCGGGCGACCTCCGTTCAACCGGCGAGCTCGCGGACTATTATGACAAGCTCCTGATTGTGGATGGCACCAAGTTCTCCTTCCCAGGCAATGGGTGCGGGCACTCTGGCGGCGGCAATCAGTGTTTGACCGCAACGCCTCCATCGGCCACGCCTTCGGGCAATCGCTCTTTGGCCACCGGTGAGTCATTGGATAACTATATCCAGCGCATGTTGGTGCCTGGCGATCCCGAGCCCCTTACCCTGGCGTCTGGCCGCTCCTCGAGCTATCTGGACGAGGTGCTCTCGTACCGAGAACCCGCGCCTGGCGAGACAAATGGTCGGCTTCGCGCGGCTCAGAGAAGTCCGTGGGATGTTTATCTCTCGCTCTTTGGATCGCCTTCTGATCAGGGGAACGAGTATCTGGAAAACCAGATCGCGATGAAGCGAAAGAGTGTGAACGACCTCTTGCGCGAGCAACTTCAGGACTTGCGCCGCCGCCCGGGAATGAGCCAGGCGGACATCAACCGTTTGCAGCTCCATCAAGACTCCATCCGAGACTTGGAAGTCCGTATGTTGGCGTGCCACCTGCCTGAGCAGCAATGGGCGACCCTGGAGAACGCGCATAATATGGAGCTGCATCGCGACCCCGCGGAGGTTGAGGAGATCACCAAAATGTTCATGGACGTGATTGCGCTCGCTTTTGCGTGTGATCTCAAGCGCGCTGTGACCTTGCAGATTGGCAACGGAAACGACCAAACGACGTACAACATCAATGGCCCGGAATATCCGTTTCACTGGATTTCGCACCGTATCCAAGGCGACGGGGCTTCAGGTTCTGCACCGTCGATCGAGAACGCGGCAAACCTGCACTACCAGATCGACCGGCTTCACGCGCAATGGTTCAAGTACTTGTTGGACCAACTGAGCGGGTACACCACGGACTCCGGCACGCTCTTGGACGATTGTGTGGCCATGTGGACCAACGACCTGGCCAATGGCGTGGGGCATGGTTATCGCAATATTCCGTACGTGCTGGCGGGCAGTGCTGGCGGGTATCTGCGTACCGGCCATTATATTGATGCCCGCGATACGGGTAACCGCGACTCCGACAACTGGGTGCCCCATAACCAGCTCTTCAACACCATCATCAACGCTGTGGGCGTTGGCGAGGCAGCCGGGCAGCCCGTGGAGGATTTTGGCCACAAAGGTGGTGAGGGACACAATCAGCCGCGTGGCGGCGAGATCCCTGGAATGATCGCCTAG
- a CDS encoding DUF1592 domain-containing protein encodes MKFSGMCTAALVLLVSGAACKGELNLAADSPPPNTVVDPNNTQIDPFPELPCQGAACETPVPAATPMASRLTHTQWERATKDLLQLEFTSGLSDAFIKDTRGTGSFDRMVDELSVEPVLWDNYRAAAEQLAEQVVNDPAALARIMPSNLPDDLNERSRVFVEDFGLKAWRRPLSTAEVDLMVALMDTAVESSDNATWEDRVELALRGFLQSPHFVYRIEGSGGAGITNLNGYERATRLAFALWNTTPDQALLDAAEAGALDSAEGVRTQVDRMLDDPRALDVVLDFHAQLFDFAHFSEMEKEASLFPNFSETTPQVLRTEMELFLTHTIGSDGTYRDLMLSRTVFADDEVAGIYGINPPSEPFGQASLDESQRAGILTRAGFLAMNATQYDPNPIHRGVFVNKKVLCNVIPLPPDNFSIPDGVQGNTNRERIENATGECGGACHTPMINPAGYAFENYDALGQWRTQEGEYPVDASGTLPFDQELNSFEGPLDFIEQVAESPQAHECYAEHWFEYLHGRLPLAGDKPLIARVAQASHASNLAIKELIAGLVVNDVFLKRDGGQQ; translated from the coding sequence GTGAAATTTTCTGGCATGTGCACGGCAGCCCTTGTGCTGCTCGTGAGCGGCGCTGCTTGTAAGGGCGAGCTCAATTTGGCGGCTGACTCGCCACCACCGAACACGGTGGTGGACCCAAACAACACGCAGATCGATCCTTTCCCGGAGCTTCCTTGCCAGGGCGCCGCATGCGAGACACCCGTACCTGCGGCTACTCCCATGGCGTCAAGGCTCACTCATACGCAGTGGGAGCGGGCCACCAAAGACCTTCTTCAGCTCGAGTTCACGTCTGGGCTCTCGGACGCCTTTATCAAGGACACCCGGGGGACCGGCTCGTTCGACCGTATGGTGGACGAGCTCAGCGTGGAACCCGTGCTCTGGGATAATTACCGCGCCGCCGCAGAACAACTCGCGGAGCAGGTCGTCAATGACCCCGCGGCCCTGGCGCGAATCATGCCGTCAAATTTGCCGGACGATCTGAACGAGCGCTCACGTGTGTTCGTTGAGGACTTTGGGCTCAAGGCCTGGCGCCGCCCACTCAGCACGGCGGAGGTAGACCTAATGGTGGCCCTCATGGACACAGCCGTGGAGTCCTCAGATAACGCCACGTGGGAGGATCGTGTGGAGCTTGCGTTACGCGGCTTTCTTCAATCCCCGCATTTTGTTTACCGGATCGAAGGGTCTGGTGGTGCGGGAATCACTAATCTCAACGGCTACGAGCGTGCGACCCGGTTGGCGTTTGCGCTCTGGAACACCACGCCAGATCAAGCCCTCTTGGACGCAGCTGAGGCTGGAGCGCTCGATAGTGCTGAGGGTGTTCGTACGCAGGTCGACCGGATGTTGGACGATCCACGTGCGCTCGATGTAGTCCTCGATTTTCACGCTCAACTCTTCGATTTTGCGCACTTCTCCGAGATGGAAAAAGAAGCGTCGCTCTTTCCTAATTTTTCCGAGACTACGCCACAAGTCTTACGGACCGAGATGGAGCTATTCCTGACGCATACGATTGGGTCGGACGGTACCTATCGCGATTTGATGCTCTCGCGCACAGTGTTTGCGGATGACGAGGTGGCCGGGATTTACGGTATCAACCCGCCTTCCGAGCCCTTTGGGCAGGCTTCGCTCGACGAATCACAACGCGCGGGAATCCTGACGCGCGCAGGCTTCCTGGCCATGAATGCCACCCAGTACGACCCAAACCCCATCCATCGCGGAGTTTTCGTCAACAAGAAGGTGCTCTGCAACGTGATTCCGCTGCCCCCTGATAACTTCTCAATTCCAGACGGTGTCCAGGGAAATACAAACCGAGAGCGTATCGAGAACGCGACCGGCGAATGCGGTGGTGCCTGCCACACACCTATGATCAATCCGGCAGGCTACGCATTTGAAAATTACGACGCGCTCGGTCAGTGGCGCACTCAGGAAGGCGAGTATCCCGTGGATGCGTCGGGAACATTGCCGTTTGATCAGGAGCTGAACTCATTTGAGGGTCCTTTGGACTTTATCGAGCAAGTCGCCGAGAGCCCGCAGGCCCACGAGTGCTACGCCGAACATTGGTTCGAGTACCTTCACGGGCGCCTCCCGCTCGCCGGGGATAAACCGTTGATTGCGCGCGTTGCGCAGGCCTCGCACGCAAGTAATCTCGCCATCAAAGAACTCATCGCTGGATTGGTCGTCAACGACGTCTTCCTTAAGCGCGACGGAGGTCAGCAATGA
- a CDS encoding dienelactone hydrolase family protein: protein MKIMLIAALMLSVACSSTSKTQTEDEYVDAMAKEHSEDTADANESQKQPLNEVTTKEVVYATINGVEVKGHMAMPANATGDEPAVIMIHEWWGLNDNIKNMADQLAAEGYVTLAVDLYTGESATTPEDATKLMQASMQNKELLEDNLKQAFAFLEGQGKTKVGIMGWCFGGMWSLNASIMSPDKIDATVIYYGRVIDDPVALEKLNMPVLGIFAAEDKGIPVEGVKSFESALVDLGKNAEIIIYPGVDHAFANPSGNNYSKAEAEDAWAKTLAFFRDNL, encoded by the coding sequence ATGAAAATCATGTTGATTGCGGCGTTGATGCTCAGTGTGGCGTGCTCGAGTACGTCAAAGACTCAGACCGAAGACGAGTACGTAGATGCGATGGCGAAAGAGCATTCGGAGGACACGGCTGACGCCAATGAATCCCAAAAGCAGCCTCTCAATGAGGTGACCACCAAAGAAGTTGTTTACGCCACCATCAACGGGGTTGAGGTCAAAGGTCATATGGCCATGCCCGCCAACGCCACCGGTGATGAGCCTGCTGTGATCATGATCCACGAGTGGTGGGGCCTCAACGACAACATCAAGAACATGGCGGACCAACTCGCTGCCGAAGGCTACGTGACGCTCGCGGTGGACCTCTATACGGGTGAGTCTGCGACCACACCAGAAGATGCCACCAAATTGATGCAGGCATCCATGCAGAACAAGGAGTTGCTCGAGGACAACCTCAAGCAGGCTTTTGCGTTCCTCGAAGGACAGGGCAAGACCAAGGTCGGAATCATGGGCTGGTGTTTTGGAGGGATGTGGTCGCTCAACGCGTCCATCATGTCACCCGATAAAATCGACGCCACCGTCATCTACTACGGCCGCGTGATCGACGATCCTGTCGCGCTTGAGAAACTCAACATGCCTGTTCTGGGCATCTTCGCGGCCGAAGACAAAGGTATTCCGGTGGAAGGCGTGAAATCGTTTGAGTCCGCGCTTGTAGACCTTGGCAAAAACGCCGAAATCATCATCTACCCTGGCGTGGACCACGCATTTGCCAATCCCTCCGGCAACAATTACTCCAAGGCCGAGGCCGAGGATGCATGGGCCAAGACGCTCGCCTTCTTCCGCGACAATCTCTAG